A stretch of the Dioscorea cayenensis subsp. rotundata cultivar TDr96_F1 chromosome 4, TDr96_F1_v2_PseudoChromosome.rev07_lg8_w22 25.fasta, whole genome shotgun sequence genome encodes the following:
- the LOC120259017 gene encoding dof zinc finger protein 1-like, which translates to MDTAQWPQGIGLVKPMEEFLGSNTTSSTASGTISNTRPASASMERRARPQKEQALNCPRCNSTNTKFCYYNNYSLTQPRYFCKTCRRYWTEGGSLRNVPVGGGSRKNKRTSTSTTTTSSSTTTTTSTTATTTTNTTSQPSIKFHQGQDLNLGFPHPSTIPEFGELPSMDSGSNSTNPSTALSAMELLRSGMSGRGLGPFIPMPMSMPEAGAVAFTHGFGMHEFRPPTLNFPLVDGTGPGANEYGGMQGVQENAGRLLFPFEDLRQVPSGSGGDQSGGHGGDPPPAYWNGMIGGAGGGAW; encoded by the exons ATGGATACTGCTCAGTGGCCTCAG GGAATAGGGTTGGTGAAACCCATGGAAGAGTTCTTAGGGAGCAACACCACCTCCAGCACTGCCTCTGGCACCATCAGCAACACAAGACCAGCATCTGCATCAATGGAGAGGAGGGCAAGACCTCAAAAGGAACAAGCACTCAACTGCCCAAGGTGCAACTCCACCAATACAAAGTTCTGCTACTACAACAACTACAGCCTGACACAACCCAGATACTTTTGCAAGACCTGCAGAAGGTACTGGACTGAAGGTGGCTCTCTCAGGAATGTCCCTGTTGGTGGTGGCtccagaaaaaacaaaagaacctCCACAtcaaccaccaccacctcctcttccaccaccaccaccacctctaccaccgccaccaccaccactaacACCACCTCTCAACCTTCCATTAAGTTTCATCAAGGTCAAGACCTCAACTTAGGCTTCCCACATCCATCAACTATACCAGAGTTTGGTGAACTCCCAAGCATGGATAGTGGAAGCAATAGTACCAACCCATCCACTGCTCTTTCAGCAATGGAATTACTGCGAAGTGGGATGTCTGGCAGGGGTCTCGGCCCTTTCATTCCTATGCCTATGTCTATGCCAGAGGCTGGTGCAGTTGCCTTTACACATGGTTTTGGGATGCATGAGTTCAGGCCTCCCACTTTGAACTTCCCTCTAGTTGATGGTACTGGTCCGGGTGCTAATGAATATGGTGGCATGCAAGGAGTACAAGAGAATGCTGGTAGGTTACTGTTTCCTTTTGAGGATTTAAGGCAGGTGCCTTCAGGCAGTGGTGGTGATCAGAGTGGAGGACATGGAGGTGATCCTCCTCCTGCCTACTGGAATGGGATGATTGGTGGTGCTGGTGGAGGAGCATGGTAA
- the LOC120258875 gene encoding uncharacterized protein LOC120258875 isoform X2 yields MEFVDQVAHLFQQLESMRGLQHADIPQSINVYNTSSTAVSANSSDVSCSYYNATNSFHDESCEELMATALLSKTSFHSSSVLSQRFDHSCQSREIIGEMNPQVLGMPIISHSACIAKDANNPIQDTAPLFRNSSNCITKPSQGAATDYAETQVFFSPNSLLTPTSSVPDNSEVICSRADNWSKTLAASQRQLPAIGIQAFPSMSLIKSSSSIPYINAFYSGDPSLSYNTCNSPGMVLNSKPSNLSKSCLPDVDTLLDMTHSSSSFIPMTIADISSDKSSSMRSFPPKLPNSFVSQVSRSDHTTLSDSKENETLTRNNLANQPPEKVTTSLSLLPKDNQLQVTCSSSNLVGIDPLPSGPVENSDTGAVNSLDAGSDRKRNSADASPQMLHDTELFDVMDLDLSPGTLDLEQWETIIPSSCTNLNKSVSELEKGSFPEFGEPQLLDVDVGNINVAPGHFSVSSNFYAAPNPHPEYQTYREHVPLVGLPRVDFSVPECNLEKIMHGSPKEATSMSHSNLWIDESCSVNAESAVTNHPKKSEEATKVAKRRARPGESTRPRPKDRQLIQDRVKELREIVPNGAKCSIDALLDRTIKYMLFMQSVMKYAGKLKQVDEPKMIGDESGVILKDNSGGGGSGATWAFEVAGQTMVCPIIVEDLNPPGQMVIEMLCEERGLFLEIADIIRGFGLTILKGVMESRDHKIWARFLVEANKDLTRMDIFLSLVQLLQQTNTVQSSDQLSKGIDKATPEFATSQQTSMPIPVSLADRLQ; encoded by the exons ATGGAATTCGTAGATCAAGTTGCACATCTATTTCAGCAGCTTGAGAGTATGAGAGGCCTCCAGCATGCGGATATTCCTCAATCTATAAATGTCTACAACACATCTTCAACAGCCGTTTCTGCAAATTCCTCGGATGTCTCTTGTTCATACTACAATGCAACCAATTCCTTTCATGATGAAAGCTGTGAAGAGCTAATGGCAACAGCACTGCTTTCAAAGACATCTTTTCATTCCTCTAGTGTTCTCTCTCAGAGATTTGACCATAGCTGTCAATCTCGAGAAATCATTGGTGAGATGAATCCTCAAGTATTGGGCATGCCAATAATCTCTCATTCGGCATGCATAGCCAAAGATGCCAATAATCCCATTCAAGACACTGCCCCCTTATTTAGGAATTCATCCAATTGCATCACAAAACCATCTCAAGGAGCTGCTACCGACTATGCTGAAACTCAAGTATTTTTTTCACCTAACTCTCTTTTAACACCTACTTCATCTGTTCCTGATAATTCAGAGGTTATCTGCTCAAGGGCAGATAATTGGTCCAAAACCCTTGCTGCAAGTCAAAGACAGTTGCCAGCCATTGGCATTCAAGCCTTTCCAAGTATGTCTTTGATTAAATCCTCTTCGTCCATTCCTTATATAAATGCTTTCTATAGTGGCGATCCATCCTTGTCTTATAACACATGTAATTCGCCGGGTATGGTTCTCAATTCTAAACCTTCTAATCTAAGCAAATCTTGCCTTCCTGATGTAGATACATTATTAGATATGACACACTCTTCTTCATCGTTTATCCCAATGACCATTGCTGATATATCATCTGATAAATCTTCCTCAATGCGGTCCTTTCCTCCAAAGCTTCCAAATAGTTTTGTTTCTCAGGTTTCGAGATCTGATCATACTACATTGAGTGATTCTAAAGAGAATGAAACTCTTACTAGAAACAATCTGGCAAATCAACCACCGGAAAAGGTAACCACATCGTTGTCTCTGCTACCAAAGGACAATCAGTTGCAAGTAACTTGTTCATCATCAAATCTGGTTGGAATTGATCCATTACCAAGTGGGCCAGTTGAGAACTCTGATACAGGTGCAGTGAACTCCTTGGACGCAGGTAGTGATAGGAAAAGGAATTCCGCAGATGCATCTCCTCAGATGTTACATGATACGGAATTGTTTGATGTCATGGACTTGGATCTAAGCCCAGGTACTTTAGACCTGGAACAATGGGAAACAATCATACCAAGCAGTTGCACAAACTTGAACAAAAGTGTCTCAGAGCTGGAAAAAGGATCTTTCCCCGAGTTCGGTGAACCACAGTTATTGGATGTGGATGTTGGAAATATCAATGTAGCACCTGGGCATTTTTCTGTCTCCTCTAATTTCTATGCTGCTCCTAATCCTCATCCTGAGTATCAAACATACAGAGAACATGTTCCCCTGGTAGGCCTCCCTCGTGTTGATTTCTCTGTGCCTGAATGCAACTTAGAGAAGATCATGCATGGGTCTCCAAAAGAAGCAACCTCAATGTCTCATAGCAATTTGTGGATTGATGAAAGTTGCAGTGTCAATGCTGAAAGTGCGGTTACAAATCATCCTAAAAAGTCTGAAGAAGCCACAAAGGTTGCAAAGAGAAGGGCAAGACCAGGAGAAAGTACTCGTCCAAGGCCGAAGGATCGTCAGCTTATTCAAGATCGCGTAAAGGAATTGAGGGAGATTGTTCCCAATGGTGCAAAG TGTAGCATAGATGCGCTGCTGGACCGAACTATTAAATATATGCTTTTCATGCAAAGTGTGATGAAGTATGCAGGCAAGCTGAAGCAGGTTGATGAGCCAAAG ATGATTGGCGATGAGAGTGGTGTCATCCTCAAAGACAATTCTGGCGGCGGTGGAAGTGGTGCCACTTGGGCATTTGAAGTTGCTGGTCAGACAATGGTCTGTCCAATTATAGTTGAGGACCTCAACCCTCCTGGTCAAATGGTAATCGAG ATGCTCTGTGAAGAACGTGGGTTGTTTCTTGAGATAGCAGACATCATCCGTGGATTCGGCTTGACGATACTGAAGGGAGTTATGGAAAGTCGTGATCATAAAATATGGGCTCGATTTTTGGTTGAG GCAAACAAGGACCTCACTCGAATGGACATATTTCTTTCACTTGTCCAGCTTCTCCAACAAACAAACACTGTTCAGTCTAGTGACCAACTCTCAAAGGGTATCGACAAGGCAACTCCAGAATTTGCCACCAGCCAGCAGACCTCCATGCCTATACCTGTTTCGCTGGCTGATAGGTTGCAATGA
- the LOC120259511 gene encoding ycf20-like protein has product MGFIILQPALIFMVESRCFEMHHHHHHHQVSLWRRTTELHSKPAFLPEMRYQLRRRKWRAFALDTGEPSNNGGQDELNGDNAGLGRTRLGIIVRAAAAQLLQKLNAARKNFPMKIFLLLLGFYTANALATILGQTGDWDVLVAGVVVAAIEGIGMLMYRRTSRMPVGRLQSLVVMVNYWKAGVCLGLFVDAFKLGS; this is encoded by the exons ATGGGGTTTATCATCTTGCAACCAGCGTTGATTTTCATGGTGGAAAGTAGATGCTTTGAgatgcatcatcatcatcatcaccatcaggTTTCTTTGTGGAGAAGAACAACTGAGCTTCACTCAAAGCCCGCATTTTTGCCGGAAATGAG ATATCAACTCAGAAGACGGAAATGGCGAGCCTTTGCATTGGACACCGGTGAACCTTCAAATAATGGTGGTCAAGACGAGCTCAATGGAGATAATGCCGGCCTTGGCAGAACAAGGTTGGGCATAATAGTTCGTGCTGCTGCAGCACAGCTTTTGCAAAAGCTTAATGCTGCTAGGAAGAACTTCCCCATGAAAATATTTCTTCTGCTTTTGGGTTTTTACACAGCTAATGCTCTGGCCACAATTCTCGGCCAGACTGGAGACTGGGATGTGTTGGTTGCTGGTGTTGTGGTGGCTGCCATTGAGGGAATTGGCATGCTGATGTATAGAAGGACCTCAAGAATGCCCGTAGGTAGATTGCAGTcattggtggtgatggtgaaCTACTGGAAAGCCGGCGTTTGCTTAGGACTCTTTGTTGATGCCTTTAAACTAGGTAGTTGA
- the LOC120258798 gene encoding ORM1-like protein 3 has translation MAKLYKQTVPPPDMNKNTEWFMYPGVWTIYILILFFSWLIVLSIFGCNAGMAWTLVNLFHSVITYYFFHWKKGTPFAEDQGMYNNLTWWEQIDNGKQLTRNRKFLTVVPVVLYLIASHTTDYQNPWLVLNTFAVFVLVIAKLPNMHKVRIFGINAD, from the exons ATGGCAAAGCTCTATAAGCAGACGGTGCCGCCGCCGGATATGAACAAGAACACCGAATGGTTCATGTACCCCGGGGTGTGGaccatctacatcctcatcctcttcttctcatGGCTTATCGTCCTCTCCATATTTGGATGCAACGCTGGCATGGCTTGGACCCTTGTCAATCTTTTCCACTCTGTT ATCACATATTACTTTTTCcattggaagaaaggaaccccTTTTGCTGAAGACCAGGGCATGTATAATAACTTGACATGGTGGGAACAGATTGACAATGGCAAGCAGCTCACACGGAACAGAAAGTTTTTGACTGTTGTACCTGTTGTCTT GTACCTGATTGCCTCACACACCACTGATTATCAGAATCCATGGCTTGTCCTCAACACATTTGCCGTCTTCGTTCTAGTGATAGCCAAGCTCCCCAACATGCACAAGGTCCGCATCTTCGGAATCAACGCAGACTAA
- the LOC120258875 gene encoding transcription factor LHW-like isoform X1 → MAPELAEALRGLCRRHGWTYAVLWGSDPRDPRVLIMKDSCYLEEQMRNMIDGMRNQAYIVGQGSIGVAALSGRHQWIYSDVCPAELNSQGPNDKLEVLRGNSEWQHQFSAGVGTIVIISLPSFGALECGSDKKITVSMEFVDQVAHLFQQLESMRGLQHADIPQSINVYNTSSTAVSANSSDVSCSYYNATNSFHDESCEELMATALLSKTSFHSSSVLSQRFDHSCQSREIIGEMNPQVLGMPIISHSACIAKDANNPIQDTAPLFRNSSNCITKPSQGAATDYAETQVFFSPNSLLTPTSSVPDNSEVICSRADNWSKTLAASQRQLPAIGIQAFPSMSLIKSSSSIPYINAFYSGDPSLSYNTCNSPGMVLNSKPSNLSKSCLPDVDTLLDMTHSSSSFIPMTIADISSDKSSSMRSFPPKLPNSFVSQVSRSDHTTLSDSKENETLTRNNLANQPPEKVTTSLSLLPKDNQLQVTCSSSNLVGIDPLPSGPVENSDTGAVNSLDAGSDRKRNSADASPQMLHDTELFDVMDLDLSPGTLDLEQWETIIPSSCTNLNKSVSELEKGSFPEFGEPQLLDVDVGNINVAPGHFSVSSNFYAAPNPHPEYQTYREHVPLVGLPRVDFSVPECNLEKIMHGSPKEATSMSHSNLWIDESCSVNAESAVTNHPKKSEEATKVAKRRARPGESTRPRPKDRQLIQDRVKELREIVPNGAKCSIDALLDRTIKYMLFMQSVMKYAGKLKQVDEPKMIGDESGVILKDNSGGGGSGATWAFEVAGQTMVCPIIVEDLNPPGQMVIEMLCEERGLFLEIADIIRGFGLTILKGVMESRDHKIWARFLVEANKDLTRMDIFLSLVQLLQQTNTVQSSDQLSKGIDKATPEFATSQQTSMPIPVSLADRLQ, encoded by the exons ATGGCGCCGGAGCTCGCTGAAGCTCTCCGGGGCCTTTGCCGTCGCCATGGCTGGACTTACGCTGTTCTCTGGGGCTCAGATCCCCGAGATCCAAG GGTGTTAATTATGAAGGATAGCTGCTACCTGGAAGAACAGATGAGGAACATGATTGATGGTATGCGCAATCAGGCTTACATTGTTGGACAAGG AAGCATAGGGGTGGCTGCTCTAAGTGGAAGGCACCAATGGATATACTCTGATGTCTGTCCTGCAGAATTAAACTCACAAGGCCCAAATGACAAGTTAGAAGTGTTGCGG GGTAATTCTGAGTGGCAGCATCAGTTTTCAGCTGGAGTTGGG ACAATTGTCATCATCTCTCTGCCATCGTTCGGTGCACTTGAATGTGGTTCAGATAAAAAG ATAACTGTAAGTATGGAATTCGTAGATCAAGTTGCACATCTATTTCAGCAGCTTGAGAGTATGAGAGGCCTCCAGCATGCGGATATTCCTCAATCTATAAATGTCTACAACACATCTTCAACAGCCGTTTCTGCAAATTCCTCGGATGTCTCTTGTTCATACTACAATGCAACCAATTCCTTTCATGATGAAAGCTGTGAAGAGCTAATGGCAACAGCACTGCTTTCAAAGACATCTTTTCATTCCTCTAGTGTTCTCTCTCAGAGATTTGACCATAGCTGTCAATCTCGAGAAATCATTGGTGAGATGAATCCTCAAGTATTGGGCATGCCAATAATCTCTCATTCGGCATGCATAGCCAAAGATGCCAATAATCCCATTCAAGACACTGCCCCCTTATTTAGGAATTCATCCAATTGCATCACAAAACCATCTCAAGGAGCTGCTACCGACTATGCTGAAACTCAAGTATTTTTTTCACCTAACTCTCTTTTAACACCTACTTCATCTGTTCCTGATAATTCAGAGGTTATCTGCTCAAGGGCAGATAATTGGTCCAAAACCCTTGCTGCAAGTCAAAGACAGTTGCCAGCCATTGGCATTCAAGCCTTTCCAAGTATGTCTTTGATTAAATCCTCTTCGTCCATTCCTTATATAAATGCTTTCTATAGTGGCGATCCATCCTTGTCTTATAACACATGTAATTCGCCGGGTATGGTTCTCAATTCTAAACCTTCTAATCTAAGCAAATCTTGCCTTCCTGATGTAGATACATTATTAGATATGACACACTCTTCTTCATCGTTTATCCCAATGACCATTGCTGATATATCATCTGATAAATCTTCCTCAATGCGGTCCTTTCCTCCAAAGCTTCCAAATAGTTTTGTTTCTCAGGTTTCGAGATCTGATCATACTACATTGAGTGATTCTAAAGAGAATGAAACTCTTACTAGAAACAATCTGGCAAATCAACCACCGGAAAAGGTAACCACATCGTTGTCTCTGCTACCAAAGGACAATCAGTTGCAAGTAACTTGTTCATCATCAAATCTGGTTGGAATTGATCCATTACCAAGTGGGCCAGTTGAGAACTCTGATACAGGTGCAGTGAACTCCTTGGACGCAGGTAGTGATAGGAAAAGGAATTCCGCAGATGCATCTCCTCAGATGTTACATGATACGGAATTGTTTGATGTCATGGACTTGGATCTAAGCCCAGGTACTTTAGACCTGGAACAATGGGAAACAATCATACCAAGCAGTTGCACAAACTTGAACAAAAGTGTCTCAGAGCTGGAAAAAGGATCTTTCCCCGAGTTCGGTGAACCACAGTTATTGGATGTGGATGTTGGAAATATCAATGTAGCACCTGGGCATTTTTCTGTCTCCTCTAATTTCTATGCTGCTCCTAATCCTCATCCTGAGTATCAAACATACAGAGAACATGTTCCCCTGGTAGGCCTCCCTCGTGTTGATTTCTCTGTGCCTGAATGCAACTTAGAGAAGATCATGCATGGGTCTCCAAAAGAAGCAACCTCAATGTCTCATAGCAATTTGTGGATTGATGAAAGTTGCAGTGTCAATGCTGAAAGTGCGGTTACAAATCATCCTAAAAAGTCTGAAGAAGCCACAAAGGTTGCAAAGAGAAGGGCAAGACCAGGAGAAAGTACTCGTCCAAGGCCGAAGGATCGTCAGCTTATTCAAGATCGCGTAAAGGAATTGAGGGAGATTGTTCCCAATGGTGCAAAG TGTAGCATAGATGCGCTGCTGGACCGAACTATTAAATATATGCTTTTCATGCAAAGTGTGATGAAGTATGCAGGCAAGCTGAAGCAGGTTGATGAGCCAAAG ATGATTGGCGATGAGAGTGGTGTCATCCTCAAAGACAATTCTGGCGGCGGTGGAAGTGGTGCCACTTGGGCATTTGAAGTTGCTGGTCAGACAATGGTCTGTCCAATTATAGTTGAGGACCTCAACCCTCCTGGTCAAATGGTAATCGAG ATGCTCTGTGAAGAACGTGGGTTGTTTCTTGAGATAGCAGACATCATCCGTGGATTCGGCTTGACGATACTGAAGGGAGTTATGGAAAGTCGTGATCATAAAATATGGGCTCGATTTTTGGTTGAG GCAAACAAGGACCTCACTCGAATGGACATATTTCTTTCACTTGTCCAGCTTCTCCAACAAACAAACACTGTTCAGTCTAGTGACCAACTCTCAAAGGGTATCGACAAGGCAACTCCAGAATTTGCCACCAGCCAGCAGACCTCCATGCCTATACCTGTTTCGCTGGCTGATAGGTTGCAATGA
- the LOC120259510 gene encoding pentatricopeptide repeat-containing protein At2g13600-like, whose protein sequence is MITSCYAAAVACVSPLIPTPSKHSRLHCSTASPPSQTQNVEHLYALLQHSPPTSAHYASALQSCNCLHLGRQIHAHALKHDFSNHHEFLGTKLVLMYGKCGGFDDACLLFDRMPLRNVYTWTAILSVCVERGVLKKALLLFIELLMNCVGLEFFVFPVVLKACAGLRVLGLGRELHGFVAKCGFLSNVYVGNALIDMYGKCGVQGDAMKVFDGMSERDCVSWNSVISGCAANGMVFDALEYLISMELVDKLKPNLVSWSAAIGGFAQSGYDEEALELLYRMVESDVKPNAQTLASILPVCARLEALELGKEIHVYVMRHGMISNPFAVNGLIDVYRRCNDMRSAREIFLRFSARNLVSYNTMIVGYCENNELGRAKELFECMELDGVKRDTISWSSLISGYCDNEKFSEALEMFRVMQFDDGIEADSFTLGSTASACAALTALRPGKEIHGHAIRRGLYSNNFISCALMEMYFRCHELEAAEVVFYDTADTNTVTWNILISGYAHANQVNRIQESLSLMRKEGFEPNIYTWNGIVAGLMDNGENEFALKMFSEMQTSETKPDVFTVGMILTICSRLISIERGKQSHAYSIRFGYDSHVHVGAALVDMYAKCGNIRLAKYAFDRISHHNLVSFNTMLSGYAMHGLGHNGLALFHQMLADGSTPDAITFISVLSSCVHNGSIEDGHRYFNMMTGYGIEPELQHYTCMIDLLSRSGQLSEAYDLICKMPMQPDVVAWSALLGGCVIHRNVRLGEIAAKRLIKLDENNISNYVLLSNLYGIVRRRDDLAKTRQIVKEKAMNKSPGCSWIENKGQVHVFLAGDACHKQADEIYATVKRLNSHMRMQDDVLVM, encoded by the coding sequence ATGATCACCTCTTGTtatgctgctgctgttgcttgTGTATCCCCTCTCATTCCAACTCCAAGTAAACATTCCCGTCTTCACTGTTCAACAGCGTCACCTCCTTCACAGACGCAAAACGTCGAACACCTTTATGCATTGCTCCAACACTCACCACCAACCTCAGCTCACTATGCCTCTGCTCTCCAATCCTGCAACTGCCTCCATCTTGGCAGGCAAATCCATGCACATGCCCTCAAGCATGACTTCTCCAATCACCATGAGTTCCTCGGCACCAAGTTGGTGCTCATGTATGGCAAGTGTGGTGGTTTTGATGATGCCTGTCTACTGTTTGATAGAATGCCTCTGAGAAATGTTTATACTTGGACAGCGATTCTCAGTGTCTGTGTTGAGCGTGGGGTTTTAAAGAAGGCTCTTCTGCTGTTTATAGAACTGTTGATGAATTGTGTTGGTTTGGAGTTCTTTGTGTTTCCTGTCGTTTTGAAGGCTTGTGCAGGCCTTCGTGTGTTAGGATTGGGGAGAGAATTACATGGTTTTGTTGCAAAATGCGGGTTTTTATCGAATGTGTATGTGGGCAATGCGTTGATTGACATGTATGGAAAGTGTGGAGTTCAGGGTGATGCTATGAAGGTTTTTGATGGGATGTCTGAAAGGGACTGTGTTTCGTGGAATTCAGTTATCAGTGGTTGTGCGGCAAATGGGATGGTTTTTGACGCATTGGAGTATTTGATTAGTATGGAGTTGGTGGATAAACTGAAGCCCAATCTTGTTTCTTGGAGTGCAGCTATCGGAGGATTTGCTCAGAGTGGTTATGATGAAGAGGCACTTGAGCTGTTATATCGAATGGTGGAGTCTGATGTGAAGCCGAACGCTCAGACTTTGGCCAGCATTCTGCCAGTTTGTGCGAGATTGGAAGCACTTGAACTGGGGAAGGAGATTCATGTTTATGTAATGAGGCATGGAATGATTTCCAATCCTTTTGCTGTCAATGGGTTGATTGATGTTTACCGTCGCTGCAATGATATGAGAAGTGCTCGAGAGATCTTCTTAAGATTCTCAGCAAGAAATCTAGTTTCCTACAATACGATGATTGTTGGTTATTGTGAGAACAATGAATTGGGCAGGGCCAAGGAGCTCTTTGAATGTATGGAGCTTGACGGAGTAAAAAGGGACACGATTTCATGGAGCTCATTGATTTCAGGATATTGTGATAATGAAAAATTCAGCGAAGCACTTGAGATGTTTAGAGTCATGCAATTTGATGACGGTATTGAAGCTGATTCCTTCACCTTAGGAAGCACTGCAAGTGCTTGTGCAGCCTTGACTGCGCTAAGGCCGGGTAAGGAGATCCATGGGCATGCGATTCGAAGGGGTTTATATTCAAATAACTTCATAAGCTGTGCACTAATGGAGATGTACTTTAGATGCCATGAATTGGAGGCAGCAGAGGTGGTTTTCTACGACACAGCTGACACAAATACTGTGACATGGAACATATTGATTTCTGGTTATGCCCATGCAAATCAAGTGAACAGAATACAAGAATCGCTTTCTCTAATGCGTAAAGAGGGGTTTGAGCCTAATATCTACACTTGGAATGGGATTGTAGCAGGATTGATGGATAATGGTGAAAATGAATTTGCATTGAAGATGTTTTCTGAAATGCAAACTTCAGAAACAAAGCCTGATGTATTTACTGTCGGAATGATATTAACCATTTGCTCAAGGTTGATTTCCATTGAAAGAGGGAAACAAAGTCATGCATACTCAATCAGATTTGGTTATGACAGCCATGTGCATGTTGGTGCAGCTCTTGTGGACATGTATGCCAAATGCGGGAATATTAGACTAGCGAAGTATGCCTTCGATAGGATATCACATCACAATTTGGTCTCTTTCAATACCATGCTTTCAGGATATGCAATGCATGGTCTTGGGCACAATGGTCTTGCTCTCTTCCATCAAATGCTTGCAGATGGTTCCACACCGGATGCAATCACGTTCATTTCTGTATTATCATCCTGCGTTCACAATGGTTCGATTGAAGATGGCCATCGATACTTTAACATGATGACAGGATATGGTATAGAACCAGAATTACAGCATTATACTTGCATGATCGATCTCCTGAGCCGATCTGGTCAGCTTAGTGAAGCATATGATCTAATTTGTAAAATGCCAATGCAGCCTGATGTTGTTGCTTGGAGTGCATTGCTAGGTGGATGTGTGATTCATCGCAATGTCAGGTTAGGAGAGATTGCAGCAAAAAGGTTGATCAAGTTGGATGAAAACAATATTTCCaattatgttttgttatcaAATTTGTATGGCATTGTTCGGAGACGGGATGATTTAGCTAAAACAAGACAGATTGTCAAAGAAAAGGCAATGAACAAGAGCCCGGGTTGTAGTTGGATAGAGAACAAGGGACAAGTTCATGTATTTCTTGCAGGTGATGCATGTCACAAACAAGCAGATGAAATATATGCCACAGTGAAGAGATTGAATTcacatatgagaatgcaagatGATGTGCTTGTAATGTAG